From the genome of Deltaproteobacteria bacterium:
GGGATGGCGCTCGGCGTAATCGTCATGGCCGCGCTCCGAACTCCAACTCCCGACCGCTGACCTCCACCGCATTCCCTCCGCTCAGGCCGCTTGGCGCTGGCTGCGTACGGGCAGCCGGACGCGAAAGGTCGAGCCTTGGCCCGGGACGCTTTCGGCGCTGATGGTGCCGCCGAGGGCATCGAGCATGCGCCGGGCGATGTACAGGCCCAGGCCGACGCCGCCGTAGCGCCGGGTCATGGCATGCTCGCCCTGGCGAAAGGGCTCGAAGATGATCGGGAAGACCTCGGGGGCAATGCCGATGCCGGTATCAGCCACTGCGATCTCGACGCCGCCTTCGCGGCCCGCAATGCTGACGGTGACGCCGCCCGCCGCGGTGAACTTGACCGCGTTGTCGATCAGGTTACGCAGCACCACCTTGAGCCGCTGCAGGTCGGTGACCAGCGGCGGCGTGTCCGCCGCCGCCTGCCACGAGAAACGCAGCAGCGGCTTGGCGGCGCGGAGCGCGGCAGTCTCCCCTTCCACCTGGCGCAGTAACTCGCCCGCCTGGGTTTCGCCGAAGCGGAGCGGCAGCCGGCCGCTTTCCAGCCGGCCGAGATCGAGGGTGGCATTGACCAGCCGCAACAGATCTTCGGCGCTGGCCTGCATCTGGCGCAGCACCTCGATCTGCTCGCCGCTGACCGGGCCGAAGCCCTCCGACTCCAGCAATTGGTTGTACCCCATGATCACATGCAGTGGAGTGCGCAGCTCGTGCGAGATGGTGGCAACGAAGTCCGACTTCAGCTGGTTGACCTGCTGCAGCTCCTCGGCCACGTAAGCGTTGGCGAGTGCGAGCGAGCCGAGTTGCGCGATGCCGGCGGCCAAACGCTGCTGCCGGGGCGTAAACGGCTGTGCCAGCAGCCGCCCGGCGGTGTGCAGGCCGATGATCTGTTCGCCCCGGCGCAGTGCGCCGCAGAGCAGCGCCCCGGCGCCACCCAACGGCGGCGGGGCCGCGCCGGTGCCAGCCGCCACCACCGCCTCGGTCTGTAGCCGTGCCAGCAAGCCCACCAACACCGCCGGTGCGATCCGGGTGACTTGCAGGGCCTGGAACTGCTCGGGGCTATCGCCGGCCCCGGCGGTGGCGACGTAGCCGCCGTGCTCGGGGCGCAGCTGGAAGGTGTGGCTGACATCGCACTGCAACAACTCGACGGTCAGCTGGCACAAGCGGTTGAGCAGCACCGGGGTGTCGAGGGAAGAGATCATCTCGCGCCCGACGCGGGCCAGGGCGGCGGTGACCTGAGCTTCCTCCTGTAATTGGGCGTGCAGCTGAGCGTTCTGTACCGCCGAGCCGGCGATGGTGGTGAGCAGGCCCAACGCCTTGCGTTCACCCGTGGTGAGGCCGCGCCGCGGTCTGCTGAAGTGCAGATGAATGGCGCCGGTCAGAGCGTTGCCGGCACGCATCGGCAGCAGCGCGCTGTCGGCCGGCGCGCCCTCTTCAAACGCAAGCAGCGGCTCGCCCAGCGCCCAGCGGCAGGGCCGGCCGCGGCTGCGTGCGACCCGCAACTCGCCGCCGCTCTCACCGGGAAGCAGAACACAGACGCCGTCGGCGCGAGCCTGCGCCAGCGCGGCCTCGGCTACCTGCTCGAGCACCGTGTCGAGGTCGAGGGTCTCGGCGATCGCGTGGCTGAGCTCGTAGATTGCCACCGCCTGTTGCAACTGCACATTCTCTTCGCGCAGCCGGCGCACGGCGACGGCGCGCGACAGCACCGGCAGGATCAGGCTGAGCTTGAAGGGCTTGAGCACGTAGTCGAAGGCGCCGCTCTTCATCGCCTCGAGGGCGCTCTGGATCGTGCCCTGCCCGGTCATGATGATGCCGGCCAGGTCGGGGGCGAGCGTGAGCGCCTCGCGCAAGAGCGCGATCCCGTCCATGCCCGGCATCATCAGGTCGCTGAGCACGGCGTCGAAAGGCCGCTCCCGCAGCGCCGCCAGCGCCGCCGCCCCCGAGTCACAGCCGGTGGTGTCGTAGCCCTGCGCACTGAGGGCGTCGGTCAGCGCCGCGAGCAACTCATGTTCGTCATCGACGACGAGAATGCGGCCCAGTGGTGGAACGTTGGGTGGCATGTGATCACCTAGATCTGCACGTGAACGCCGCCCGCGGCGGGGGCGAGCGGCAGCGTGGCCCGCACGGTCGTGCCTTGGCCGACCACGCTGTGGATATCGATGCGCCCGCCGTGCTCCTCGATGATGCGTTTGCAGATCGGCAGCCCTAAGCCGGTGCCCTTGCCTTCGGGTTTGGTGGTGAAGAACGGCTGCATCACCCGGGGCAGGTCGCCGGCGGCGATACCGCTGCCGGTGTCGGCGATTTCGATCACCAGGAGCGGCGGCTCGGCGCGCACCTCGAGGCGCAGCTTACCCCCCTGCGGCATGGCGTCGGCGGCGTTGGTTAAGAGGTTGAGCAGCACCTGGCGCAGTTGCTGGCGGTCGGCGTGAATCAGCGGAATGTCGGCGGGGCAGGCGCGCTCGACCGCGATGTTGCGTTTACGCAGGTGGTAGTGGATCAGATCCAAAGTCGCCGCCACTTCTTCGCAGAGGTTTAGGCTGGAGATCTGCTTGCCGGCGCGCCGGCTGAATTGCAGCAGGTTGGCCACCAGGCTGGCCATCCGTTCGACCTCTTGCGCGATGACGTTGAGCACGGCTTGTCGGGGATCGTCCGGCGCGCACTGCGCCAGCAGCGACTCGGTACGCAGCGTCACCGTTGCCAGCGGGTTATTGAGCTCGTGAGCGATACTGGCGGCCAGCTCGCCCATGGTGGCCAGCTTGGCGGTGAGCCAGAGCTGCTGCGACATGGCCGCCGCCTCATCGGTTTTGGCCTGTAGTGCCGCGGTGCGCTCGGCCACCTGTTGCTCCAGGGTCTCGTTGAGCAGGCGCAGCTGTGCCTCCGAGCGCGCCAGCGCCTGCGACTTGCGAGAGAGCTCGACCAACACCGCCACCTTCGCGCGCAGCACCTCGGGGATGAACGGCTTGGTCAGGTAATCGACCGCGCCGAGGGCGTAGCCCTTGAGCATGTGCGCCGAGTCGAGACTGACGGCGGTGAGGAAGATGATCGGGGTAGCGCGCGAGCGCTCGCGCTGGCGGATCAGCGCGGCGGTCTCGAAGCCGTCCATCTCGGGCATCATCACATCGAGCAGAATCACCGCGAAGTCGCGTGCCAGTACCTGGCGCAACGCCTCGCGCCCCGATTGCGCCTTCACCAGCTCGTAGCCTCGCTGGTGATCGAGCAGGGCCTCCAGCGCCAGCAAATTCTCCGGCCGGTCGTCGACCAGCAACAGGCTGACCGGTTCTTCGAAAGCGCCGGTGTCTTGTGCGGGCGGAATTTCGTCAGCGACGATCATGGTTGGCCTACGGGCCTACGGCAGCCACGGAGGGCTGCCGCCACCGGCTGTGCTCTGGGGCTGATAGGACTGTAGGGCAGGCTGTGCCTGCCGGATCGCGAGCGCCGTATCGAAACCCCTCACCCCAGCCCTCTCCCCGCAAGGTGATGCGGGGAGAGGGAGGCGGATCGAGGGAGAGGGAGGCGCGCTTGGCACGCTCTCTCCGGCTCCCTCTCCCCGCATCATTTCGCGGGGAGAGGGTCGGGGTGAGGGGGTTCATGATGCAGACGCCGTCGGGAAGTTGTAGGGCAGGCTGTGCCTGCCAGAGCCGAGCCCCTCACCCCTGCCCTCTCCCCGCAAGACGATGCGGGGAGAGGGAGCCGGATGCTGGAGTAATGCGTCGCGGTGGCCGTACGTTGCGCCTCCGGGAGCGCGAGCGCCGGCACCGAACCCCTCACCCTGACTCTCGCACCGCAACACGATACCGGGAGAAAGAGACGCGCTTAGCACGCTCCCTCCGCCTCCCTCTCCCCGCACTTCGCGGGGAGAGGGCTGGGGTGAGGGGCACATTTCAAGACTGGACCCGGCCGGGGATTCCAGGCAAAGGTCTTCCCCGAAAGTGCCAATCGCATGAAGAGCGACCCGCGAACGCGAAGTACGCGCGCGCGCTCCCGCGCACTGCGTCGCGAAGGCAGTGATGCTGAGGCTGCACTTTGGCGCCGGCTGCGCGCTCGCCGACTGGCCGGGGCTAAATTTCGCCGGCAGCATCCCATTGGTCCCTACTTCGCCGACTTCTGCTGCGTCGAGGCGCGGCTGGTTGTCGAGATCGATGGCGGACAACACGCCGCAGCGGCCGGGCGCGATGGCGCTCGAACCGCGTGCCTGGCGGCGCACGGCTTTCGCGTCATTCGATTCTGGAATCACGACGTCTTGGAGAAGACAGAGGCAGTGCTGCAAGCGATTGGGCTCGAGCTTGGGCGAGCGCTCGGGGCTGCGCGTCTTTGAACCCCTCACCCTGACCCTCTCCCCGCGCAACGATGCGGGGAGAGGGAACCTGATCGCGGGCAGGGGTTCTTGGAAGGAGCAACCGCTCACCGCAGCCCTCTCCCCGAGGACGGAGCGAGGGAGCGGAAAGAAGACGGGGCGAGGGAGCGGGGTGCATGCGAGGGTAGGGAGCAGAGTGGGAACGGGCAGAGGGAGCGGAGCGGTCCGAACCCCCTCTCCCCGCATCTTCTTGCGGGGAGAGGGTTGGGGTGAGGGGCTCCTTCTGACTGGTCCCGGTGCGCTCATTGCGCCAACCTCGCCAGGAACGGGCCGATCTCGATGAGCGGCAGGATCTCATCGACCTTGGTGGCGGCGATTGCGGCCGCGGGCATGATGGTGCCTTCGGCGGTGGCTGGGTCCTGCACGATGACCAGGCCGCCGTGGCGCTTGATGGTGGCCAGACCTTCAGCGCCATCGGAACTGTTGCCGGTGAGCACCACGCCGACAACGCGCTCACCGCAGCTGTCGGCCGCCGACTCGAACAGCACGTCGATCGACGGCAGAGCAAAGTTCACCGGCTCCTCGATCGAGAGCGCACAGTGACCACCCTCAATCAGCAAGTGATAGCCGGCCGGCGCCAGGTAGACGTGCCCGCGCTCGATCTCCTGCTTGTCCTCGGCCTCGACCACCGTCAGGCGGCAGTCTTGTTGCAACGCGGAGCCAAGACCGGCCTCGCTGTCCGCACTGCGGTGCAGCACCACGGCGATCGGCAACGGAAACCCCGCCGGCAGCGCCGGCAGCACCGCTTGCAGCGCGCGCGTGCCACCCAACGAGGCGCCGATGACCACGATAGCGGAGGGCGCGACCATCACTTCACCTTTCGAAAGATCTTCTCGCGGTCATCGAGGCTCTCGAAGCAGTCGGCGTAGGGCGTGAACTGCAACGTCTCCTTGCTGCCCAGCGCCAGGATGCCTTGCAGCGCCAGGCTTTCGTAGAGTAGCTTGTGCACGCGCTTTTGCAGCGACTGGTTGAAGTAGATCAGCACGTTGCGGCAGAGGATGACCTGGAACTCGTTGAAGGAGCGGTCGGTCACCAGGTTGTGCTCGGCCCAGACGATGTTCTGCTTGAGCGAGTCCTGGAAGATGGCGTGGTCGTAGCGCGCGCTGTAGTACTCCGAGAACGAGCGCTTGCCGCCGGCTTTCTGGTAGTTTTCGGTATAGCCCTGCATGGCCTTGAGTCGGAAGATGCCCGCCTTGCCCTTGTCCAGGCCGAGGGTGTTCATGTCGGTGGCGTAAAGGCGGCTGCGCTCGGAGAGGCCTTCTTCCTGCAGCAGGATGGCCATCGAGTAGACTTCCTCGCCCGCGGCGCAGCCGGCGTGCCAGATGCGCAGGCTCGGCTGGCTGCGCAAAAGCGGCACGACTCGTTGGCGAAAGGCGCAATAAAAGGTCGGGTCACGAAACATGGCCGTGACATCGATGGAGACCGTATGCAGAAAGCGCTGCATCGCCGCCGGGTCGTGCAGCACGCGGTCTTGCAACGCCGAGACGGTGTGGAGCTGCTCGTCGCGCATGCACTTGCGGATGCGGCGCTGCAGCGAGGCCGGCGCGTAGTCGCGGAAATCGTAGCCGTAGCGGCGAAAGATGCCCTCGAGGAAGAGCGAAAGCTCGATGTCTTCGACGCTGGTCTTGGCGATCTCAGCCATGCGCGTCAACTGGCGCGCTGGGCCCCGGTGGAACGTGATCTGCGCGCGCGTTCGGGGCGGGAGAGCGAGTCCGGCGTTTCGTGTTTTCATCCTGTCGTGCTTTCGTGATCATATTGCCACTCCTGTGTTCTGAAGGCTGAGTGCTGATCACCGACCACCGACACCGGCTCCAGGCTGAGAGTAAAGTAGAAGGTGGTTCCTGTGCCGGCGGCGCTCTCGGCCCAGACCCGGCCGCCGTGGCGCTGGATGACGCGTTGCACGGTGGCCAGGCCGACGCCGGTGCCTTCGAACTCGCTGGCCGCGTGCAAACGTTTGAAGGCCGTGAACAACTCGCCGGCA
Proteins encoded in this window:
- a CDS encoding protein-glutamate O-methyltransferase CheR, which gives rise to MAEIAKTSVEDIELSLFLEGIFRRYGYDFRDYAPASLQRRIRKCMRDEQLHTVSALQDRVLHDPAAMQRFLHTVSIDVTAMFRDPTFYCAFRQRVVPLLRSQPSLRIWHAGCAAGEEVYSMAILLQEEGLSERSRLYATDMNTLGLDKGKAGIFRLKAMQGYTENYQKAGGKRSFSEYYSARYDHAIFQDSLKQNIVWAEHNLVTDRSFNEFQVILCRNVLIYFNQSLQKRVHKLLYESLALQGILALGSKETLQFTPYADCFESLDDREKIFRKVK
- a CDS encoding response regulator, with amino-acid sequence MPPNVPPLGRILVVDDEHELLAALTDALSAQGYDTTGCDSGAAALAALRERPFDAVLSDLMMPGMDGIALLREALTLAPDLAGIIMTGQGTIQSALEAMKSGAFDYVLKPFKLSLILPVLSRAVAVRRLREENVQLQQAVAIYELSHAIAETLDLDTVLEQVAEAALAQARADGVCVLLPGESGGELRVARSRGRPCRWALGEPLLAFEEGAPADSALLPMRAGNALTGAIHLHFSRPRRGLTTGERKALGLLTTIAGSAVQNAQLHAQLQEEAQVTAALARVGREMISSLDTPVLLNRLCQLTVELLQCDVSHTFQLRPEHGGYVATAGAGDSPEQFQALQVTRIAPAVLVGLLARLQTEAVVAAGTGAAPPPLGGAGALLCGALRRGEQIIGLHTAGRLLAQPFTPRQQRLAAGIAQLGSLALANAYVAEELQQVNQLKSDFVATISHELRTPLHVIMGYNQLLESEGFGPVSGEQIEVLRQMQASAEDLLRLVNATLDLGRLESGRLPLRFGETQAGELLRQVEGETAALRAAKPLLRFSWQAAADTPPLVTDLQRLKVVLRNLIDNAVKFTAAGGVTVSIAGREGGVEIAVADTGIGIAPEVFPIIFEPFRQGEHAMTRRYGGVGLGLYIARRMLDALGGTISAESVPGQGSTFRVRLPVRSQRQAA
- a CDS encoding endonuclease domain-containing protein gives rise to the protein MKSDPRTRSTRARSRALRREGSDAEAALWRRLRARRLAGAKFRRQHPIGPYFADFCCVEARLVVEIDGGQHAAAAGRDGARTACLAAHGFRVIRFWNHDVLEKTEAVLQAIGLELGRALGAARL
- a CDS encoding chemotaxis protein CheB is translated as MVAPSAIVVIGASLGGTRALQAVLPALPAGFPLPIAVVLHRSADSEAGLGSALQQDCRLTVVEAEDKQEIERGHVYLAPAGYHLLIEGGHCALSIEEPVNFALPSIDVLFESAADSCGERVVGVVLTGNSSDGAEGLATIKRHGGLVIVQDPATAEGTIMPAAAIAATKVDEILPLIEIGPFLARLAQ
- a CDS encoding response regulator yields the protein MIVADEIPPAQDTGAFEEPVSLLLVDDRPENLLALEALLDHQRGYELVKAQSGREALRQVLARDFAVILLDVMMPEMDGFETAALIRQRERSRATPIIFLTAVSLDSAHMLKGYALGAVDYLTKPFIPEVLRAKVAVLVELSRKSQALARSEAQLRLLNETLEQQVAERTAALQAKTDEAAAMSQQLWLTAKLATMGELAASIAHELNNPLATVTLRTESLLAQCAPDDPRQAVLNVIAQEVERMASLVANLLQFSRRAGKQISSLNLCEEVAATLDLIHYHLRKRNIAVERACPADIPLIHADRQQLRQVLLNLLTNAADAMPQGGKLRLEVRAEPPLLVIEIADTGSGIAAGDLPRVMQPFFTTKPEGKGTGLGLPICKRIIEEHGGRIDIHSVVGQGTTVRATLPLAPAAGGVHVQI